A genomic region of Botrytis cinerea B05.10 chromosome 9, complete sequence contains the following coding sequences:
- the Bcucp1 gene encoding Bcucp1 has product MSSGKQSVGGVVKAEVKVTAVKYPFWFGGSASCFAACVTHPLDLVKVRLQTRSGNAPNTMVGTFVHVLKHNGFVGLYSGLSASLLRQITYSTTRFGIYEKLKTNLTSGSQPPSFPILIAMASTSGFIGGIVGNPADVLNVRMQHDAALPIEQRRNYKNAVDGLIRMTKEEGWKALYRGVWPNSMRAVLMTASQLASYDSFKQLLIRHTPMEDGLSTHFTASLMAGFVATTVCSPVDVIKTRIMSSHESKGLAKLLTDVYKVEGVGWMFRGWVPSFIRLGPQTIATFLFLEQHKKIYRSLQGIAEPEATIV; this is encoded by the exons ATGTCGAGCGGAAAGCAAAGTGTGGGAGGAGTAGTGAAAGCGGAGGTTAAAGTTACGGCTGTAAAGTATCCGTTTTGGTTTGGAGGTAGTGCAAGCTGTTTTGCAGCTTGTGTTACTCATCCATTGGATCTTG TTAAG GTCCGGTTACAGACTCGATCCGGCAATGCGCCCAATACTATGGTTGGCACATTCGTGCACGTCTTAAAGCACAATGGTTTCGTTGGACTTTATTCGGGACTTAGCGCTTCCCTTCTGCGCCAAATAACATACAGTACTACTCGATTTGGCATCTACGAAAAACTCAAGACGAATCTCACATCAGGAAGCCAACCTCCCTCTTTCCCCATTCTTATCGCCATGGCCTCCACTTCAGGGTTCATTGGTGGAATCGTAGGAAATCCAGCCGATGTTCTGAATGTGCGAATGCAGCACGATGCTGCGTTACCAATCGAGCAGAGAAGAAACTATAAGAATGCTGTCGATGGATTAATACGCAtgacgaaagaagaagggtggAAAGCTTTGTATCGCGGAGTCTGGCCGAATAGCATGCGAGCTGTCTTAATGACTGCTTCTCAATTGGCCTCTTATGACAGCTTCAAACAGCTACTCATTAGGCATACACCAATGGAAGATGGGCTCTCGACACATTTTACTGCTTCCTTAATGGCGGGTTTCGTGGCTACTACAGTTTGCAGTCCAGTAGATGTGATCAAGACAAGAATTATGAGTAGTCATGAAAGTAAGGGATTGGCGAAACTCTTGACGGATGTATATAAAGTAGAAGGTGTCGGATGGATGTTTAGGGGCTGGGTGCCAAGTTTTATTCGTTTGG GACCACAAACCATCGCAACATTCCTTTTCCTCGAACAACATAAGAAGATATATCGATCTCTACAAGGAATCGCAGAGCCCGAAGCCACGATTGTCTAA
- the Bcmsf1 gene encoding Bcmsf1, with protein MRLLTANKTSFSRGNEVLNVFIGLRNNTTRNVRVCGQCRYNSSVADLSSKATNASDAISSKEYKKDEWYNVPQSITDSLSRSLHTTIDHPISITRSIIESRFPSPTYKYHNTFFPVVSTHQNFDSLGFPSDHPGRSKTDTYYINKETVLRTHTSAHQADVFRSNESEGFLISADVYRRDAIDRSHYPIFHQMEGARMWDRTKVPNGDIAAAVWKDIDALPKHDMKVEDPNPPYHAERNPLQGEHTGAEAEAIAAHLKKSLELMVAEIFSRAKQAAIKADPNFIDEPLKVRWIEAYFPFTSPSWELEIFWQGDWLEVLGCGVVKQDIMQNAGVPDQLGWAFGIGLERIAMLLFEIPDIRLFWSRDERFLSQFKGVSENLENLKRYIPFSKHPACYKDVSFWLRSSSSAGGGNAANAHDFHENDFMEIVRDIGGDRVEDVRKVDEFTHPKTGRRSMCYRINYRSLLRTLTNEETNKMHEEVKKELAGKLGVELR; from the exons ATGAGACTTCTTACAGCAAACAAGACCTCATTCTCGAGAGGCAATGAAGTCCTGAATGTCTTCATTGGGTTGAGGAATAATACTACAAGGAATGTGAGAGTTTGTGGACAATGCCGATATAATTCTTCAGTAGCAG ACCTTTCGTCTAAAGCTACGAATGCTTCGGATGCAATCAGCTCCAAAGAATACAAGAAAGATGAGTGGTACAACGTGCCACAATCGATTACTGATTCCCTCTCTCGAAGTCTACATACGACAATAGATCACCCCATTTCCATAACTCGCTCAATAATCGAATCAAGATTCCCCTCACCTACCTACAAGTACCATAATACATTCTTCCCCGTCGTATCCACGCATCAAAACTTTGATTCTTTAGGTTTCCCATCCGATCATCCTGGGCGAAGCAAGACGGATACATATTATATCAACAAGGAGACAGTATTACGAACCCACACAAGTGCGCATCAAGCAGATGTATTTCGCAGTAACGAGAGCGAAGGGTTCCTTATCAGTGCAGACGTATACCGCAGAGATGCAATCGACCGAAGCCATTATCCTATTTTCCACCAAATGGAAGGGGCAAGGATGTGGGACAGAACTAAGGTTCCTAATGGAGATATTGCAGCTGCTGTATGGAAAGATATCGATGCTCTTCCTAAGCATGATATGAAAGTCGAAGATCCCAATCCACCGTATCATGCGGAGAGAAATCCATTACAAGGAGAGCATACTGGAGCGGAGGCTGAAGCTATTGCGGCACATCTCAAGAAGAGCCTGGAGTTAATGGTGGCAGAGATATTCTCTCGCGCAAAGCAAGCAGCCATAAAAGCGGACCCCAATTTTATCGATGAGCCACTAAAAGTAAGATGGATAGAAGCTTATTTCCCGTTCACGAGTCCATCTTGGGAGCTAGAAATCTTTTGGCAGGGGGATTGGTTAGAAGTGCTTGGATGTGGTGTTGTCAAACAGGATATCATGCAGAATGCCGGTGTGCCAGATCAATTAGGATGGGCGTTCGGCATAGGTTTGGAAAGAATCGCCATGTTACTCTTTGAAATTCCAGATATCAGACTATTTTGGTCCAGAGATGAGAGGTTCCTGAGTCAATTCAAAGGAGTTTCGGAGAACCTagagaatttgaaaagataCATTCCGTTCTCGAAACACCCTGCATGTTACAAAGATGTTTCCTTTTGGTTACGatcatcttcttcagctGGAGGGGGCAATGCGGCTAATGCGCATGATTTCCATGAAAATGATTTCATGGAGATAGTGAGGGATATAGGGGGGGACAGAGTGGAGGATGTCAGAAAGGTAGATGAATTCACGCATCCAAAAACTGGCCGCAGAAGCATGTGCTATAGGATTAATTATAGGAGTCTGTTGAGAACTCTAACGAACGAAGAGACAAATAAAATGCATGAAGAGGTTAAAAAGGAATTGGCTGGGAAGCTAGGTGTAGAGTTAAGATGA